Sequence from the Thermococcus sp. genome:
TGATGAGATACTTCCTAAGGGGTTCCCGACGAACACCTCAACCCTTGTCAGCGGACCCGGTGGTTCCGGAAAGCCCCTCATCGGCTACTCCTTCGCCTCAGGCTGGCTGAAGAACGGCGGGAACGTCGTCTTCCTCCTCACGAGCACGACCCTTGAATACCTCAGGAACACAATGAGGCTCCTTGGGACGGACCTCGACGATTACTACGGCAGGGTATTCTTCATCGAGCTTGACCCTATGATAGAATCCATTGAGCCGGTCAGCGATACCCACGTGAGGGCAAACTTCGTCAAGCCGGACGTGTGGGACGAGGCACTTTCACTCGCCAACATCTACCTGAGCAACAGCCCGAGCAAGCTCGGGACGATGGTCGTTGGAGCGGCGCTAAACCTGCTCTTCTTCTCGCCGACCTACGGTAAAGCAATCCACGAGAA
This genomic interval carries:
- a CDS encoding ATPase domain-containing protein, with amino-acid sequence MLVKLGVDWIDEILPKGFPTNTSTLVSGPGGSGKPLIGYSFASGWLKNGGNVVFLLTSTTLEYLRNTMRLLGTDLDDYYGRVFFIELDPMIESIEPVSDTHVRANFVKPDVWDEALSLANIYLSNSPSKLGTMVVGAALNLLFFSPTYGKAIHEKIKGALSVDKTKTYFLTVNTDVFRDMVEELERSADNLMFSRMEKPMRLFLKVERVKGAPFERKEIEVPLSREILEEIRKEAERGKKNLIPAIKRL